The proteins below come from a single Deltaproteobacteria bacterium RBG_16_64_85 genomic window:
- a CDS encoding 6-O-methylguanine DNA methyltransferase has product MQPADYARIEKAILYLEKNFRRQPGLGEVARTAGLSEYHFHRLFTRWAGISPKRFLQFLTAEYARRLLRESPNVLDAAYEAGLSGPGRLHDLIVNIYAVTPGELKEEGAGLTIRYGVHSSPFGECIVAVTERGVCGLSFLSAGRADEALRDLRNRWGRATLRENPRATKAIADRIFDPSRWRDTPPLALFVQGTNFQVKVWEALVRIPPGCALTYENIAVGVGSPRAVRAVGSAVARNPVGFLIPCHRVLRKTGAFGDYHWGAARKKAILAWEAAKFRDPSET; this is encoded by the coding sequence ATGCAGCCGGCCGATTACGCACGGATCGAAAAAGCGATTCTCTATCTTGAAAAAAACTTCCGCCGACAACCGGGCCTCGGGGAAGTGGCACGGACGGCTGGTCTGAGCGAGTACCATTTTCACCGCCTGTTCACGCGTTGGGCGGGCATCAGCCCGAAACGGTTCCTCCAGTTCCTCACCGCGGAGTACGCCAGGCGACTGTTGCGGGAATCGCCGAACGTGCTGGACGCAGCGTACGAGGCCGGACTGTCGGGTCCCGGACGCCTCCACGATCTCATCGTCAACATTTACGCCGTGACGCCGGGGGAACTGAAAGAGGAGGGCGCGGGCCTCACGATCCGATATGGAGTGCACTCGAGTCCCTTCGGCGAGTGCATCGTGGCGGTCACGGAGCGAGGGGTCTGCGGATTGTCGTTCCTCTCCGCAGGCCGCGCCGATGAAGCCCTCCGGGATCTCAGGAACCGGTGGGGACGGGCGACGCTCCGGGAGAACCCAAGGGCGACGAAAGCCATTGCGGACCGGATCTTCGATCCCTCGCGGTGGAGGGACACCCCTCCGTTGGCTTTGTTCGTCCAGGGGACCAATTTCCAGGTCAAGGTGTGGGAGGCGCTTGTCCGCATCCCGCCGGGATGCGCGCTTACCTACGAGAACATCGCCGTTGGCGTCGGCTCGCCCCGGGCCGTGCGCGCCGTCGGCTCCGCCGTCGCCCGGAACCCGGTGGGGTTCCTCATTCCCTGCCACCGTGTCCTCCGGAAGACCGGGGCCTTCGGGGATTACCATTGGGGGGCGGCCAGGAAGAAGGCGATCCTTGCCTGGGAAGCTGCGAAATTCCGCGACCCGTCAGAAACGTGA